The following is a genomic window from Clostridium sp..
ATTTTGCAGTGGCAACTATAGAAGAGGCGATAGAACTCAGGCAAAGCGGTATACATCTTCCAATATTGATTCTCGGGTACACTTCTCCAAGTCAGTATCCAGATATAGTTGAATATGATATCACCCAGACCATATACAATCTGGAAACTGCAGAGGCACTGTCAAGATGTGCAGCTCATCACGATAAAAAGGCAAAAATTCACATCGCTCTGGAAACGGGAATGAACAGAATTGGTTTCAAGGTCAATGAAGAAAGCGTTTCAGCTGTAGGAAAGATAATGAATATGGATAATGTAGTTGTTGAAGGGCTGTTCACACATTTTTCATGTGCCGATGAAGAGAACAAAAGTTATACTAGGATACAGATGAAAAGGTATGATGAGTTTTTGAAGATGCTTGGGGACAGAAATATAAACATTCCACTTAAACATATTTGTAATAGTGCAGGAATTATGGAATTTGGCGATCATCGCTTTGACATGGTAAGAAGCGGAATAATTACATATGGATTGTACCCGTCGGAGGAAGTAGATAAGAATTCTATAAAATTAATACCGGCACTGGAATGGAAGTCCCATGTCATAAATATTTCAGAAGTCGGCAGCGGCTGCGGTATAAGTTATGGAAAAACTTATGTTACACAGGGAAAAACCAGAATTGCAACTGTTTCTGTAGGGTATGCAGATGGATATATGAGGGCACTTTCTTCAAAGGCAAAAGTACTTATTCATGGACAATATGCTCCTATAATAGGAAGAATATGCATGGATCAGATGATGGTTGATATAACTCATATAGATAATGTAAAAATTGAAGATGAAGTAACATTGATTGGATGTGACGGTGAAAACAGGATTACTGTGGAACAGCTGGCTGAGATGGCGGGAAGCTTCAATTATGAATTTGTCTGTGGAATAGGAAAAAGAGTAAAAAGAGTTTATAAATAAGGCAGTGGATGTGATAAGTTATGGTGGAGAATGAATTTAATATTTTACAGGCAAGTGAAACTTCAGCTCTTGTTGAGTTTGGAAATAAGATTGATGAAGGTATAAATAAACAAATAAGAATATTTTGTGCCTATCTGGACGAAAATCCATTTCATGGACTTATAGAATATATACCATATTTTTCAAGCGTTTCACTAATCTATGATCCTTTAAAAATGGGGAGTGAAGAACCTTTTAAAGTAGTCAGGGCAAAAATTGAGGATATATTGTCGAAACTTGATTTTTCATGCAGTTATGAAGAAAATATAGTAGAGATTCCCGTTTGCTACGGAGGGGAATTCGGACCGGATATAGGACATGTGGCAGAAGTGAATAATCTTACTGAAGATGAAGTAGTGAAAATACACAGCAGTGGCAGATATCTTGTATATATGATAGGATTTGCACCGGGATTTCCGTATCTTGGAGGCATGTCGGAAAAAATCTATACGCCGAGGCGTAAATCTCCAAGAACGAAAATACCGGAAGGATCTGTTGGAATCGCAGGAAAGCAGACAGGTGTTTATCCTATAGAAACTCCTGGAGGATGGCAGATAATAGGAAGAACTCCTCTGAAACTATTTGATTTGGAGAGCAGCCGGAAGACTCTTTTAAAATGCGGAGATATAGCAAAATTTTATCCTATTTCCTGTAATGAGTATATTAAACTGAAGGAGAAGATGTTATGAGTGTGAATGTATTGACACCTGGACTTTTGACAACAATTCAGGATTATGGAAGATATGGATATCAAAGGTATGGAGTCATTGCCAGTGGAGCTATGGATGCTTATTCCATGAGACTCGCAAATATTGTTGTTGGAAATGATGAAAATGAAGGGGTGCTTGAAATTACACTGATAGGACCTTCATTGGAAATACCAGGAGGAAGTTTGATTTCCATAACAGGTGCAGATCTTTCACCATCAATTGACGGCAGAAGAGTTCCAATGGAAAGGCCTGTATATTTGAATGAGGACTCAATATTGAATTTCGGGAGATGTACATATGGCTGCAGATGCTATTTGTCCATAGCAGGAGGTTTTGATGTTCCGGCTTTCATGGGGAGCAAGAGTACATATATCAGAGCGGGCATAGGAGGTAAAGAAGGCAGAGCTCTTCAAAAGGATGATGTACTTGAAATTGGAGAAAAGCCGGAACTTTCCCTGAGCATAATTGATAAACTGAAACATCATGGAAAAGTTGGAAGTTTTACCGCCCCAGGATGGTATGTGAAGAATTCTTTCCCTGACGGCAGTGATGCAGTAGTGATAAGAGTATTTGAGGACAGACAGTTTGATTGTGTAAAAGAGGAGAGCATACGTGACTTTTTTAGTTTACCATTTAGCATAGATTCAAGATCAGATAGGATGGGATATAGGTTCAAGGGTCCTAAAATTGAATTCAGGAAAAGTATTGAGATGATATCGGGAGAGGTATCCTTTGGAACTGTACAGATTCCACCGGATGGGAATCCAATAGTTCTTCTGGCTGACAGGGCCACAGCAGGAGGTTATCCCAAAATAGCGCATGTTGCCGCCTGTGACGTTCAGAAATTGGTTCAGCTCAAGCCTTCTGAAAAAGTTAAATTCAGGAAGATAACACTTAAAGAAGCAGAAAATTTATATTTAAATAGAGAAAAATATATAGAAGAGTTAAAAAAATCTGTTGGATTGATAAGTATTTGATTGCATCAGGAGGTAAAAAGATGATTGAAATAGATGATTTGGATAGAATAATGGGAATTATTGAAAAACATGACTTTTCCCATTTTGAATTCGAACAGGAGAACAGCAAAGTAGTAATAGAAAGAGGAAATTCTAAAGAAGAAGGATTAAAAGAACAGAATAGCTGCAGTATAGAAAATACAGTGGATACTGAAGTACATATAGAAAATGATAAAAGCGGCGTAAAAAAAGACTATATAAAATCAACTCTTGCAGGAACTTTTTATTTGAGAAAGGAAGAAGATGAAGAGCCCTTTGTAAAACTTCATGATAGGGTGGAGGAAAATACGGTAGTGGGCCTGGTTGAGGTGATGAAGCTGTTCAATGAAGTTGAGGCAGGTATTAATGGAGAAATTGCTGACATACTGGTTAAGGATGGAGATTTTGTAGAGTATGGACAACCTTTGTTTGAGATAAAAGGAAGTGAAAAATAATTATGTTTAAAAAGATCCTTATAGCAAACAGGGGCGAAATTGCAGTCAGAATCATACGTGCCTGTCATGAACTTGGAATTGCCGCAGTTGCAATTTATTCGGAGAGCGATAAAGAGTCACTTCATGTTAAACTTGCAGATGAAACCTATTGTATAGGGAAAACTTCCGCAAAGGATACTTATCTGAATATGAACAGTATAATAGAGGTGGCAATCCATTCAAAGTCTGATGCCATTCATCCGGGATATGGCTTTCTTTCAGAGAGTTCAACCTTTGCCAGAGCATGTGAAGAATTCAACATATGTTTTATAGGGCCTGACTATAGAATTATTGACAGTCTCGGGGACAAGTCCAATGCAAAAGAGACCATGAAAAGAGCTGATGTACCTGTTGTAATGGGATCGGAAGGTGAGATAGAGGACAAGGACAGGGCAATGGAAATGGCTCAAAAAATAGGATATCCTGTAATAGTCAAAGCCTCTGCCGGTGGTGGTGGCAAGGGCATGAGAGTCGCGCGAAACAGGGAAGATCTTGCAGTGGCAATTGAAGAATCAGAAAAAGAAGCTGAAAATTATTTTGGCAATCCTGCAGTTTATCTGGAAAAATATCTTGAAGATACAAGACATGTTGAAATACAGATAATTGGAGACAACTATGGCAATGTAGTCTATTTGGGAGAAAGGGATTGTACAATTCAGAGGCGTCATCAAAAACTTTTAGAGGAATCGCCATCTCCGGCCATGAATGATGAGCTTCGTAAGATCATGGGAAATGCTGCAGTCAGGGCGTGCAGGGCTGTAAATTACAATAGTCTTGGAACAGTGGAGTTTCTTCTTGATTCAGACAACAAATTTTATTTTATGGAGATGAATACACGGGTTCAGGTTGAACATGGAGTTACTGAAATGACAACGGGAATAGATTTGATAAAGGAGCAGATATCCATAGCAGAGGGGAAAAAATTATCGTTTTCACAATGCGATGTCAAAAGAAACGGATGTGCCATTGAGTGCAGAGTAAATGCTGAGAACCCCTATAAAAATTTTATACCGTCACCTGGAAAAATCAATAATTATATAGCACCTGGTGGAATTGGAATAAGGATAGACAGTTCTGTATACAGCGGATATACTATTCCTCCATTTTATGATTCCATGATATCAAAGGTTATAGCCTGGGGAAGGGATAGAAATGAGGCAATAGCAAGAATGAGAAGAGCTCTTGATGAATTTGTTATTGAAGGAGTTGATACTACAATAGATTTTCACAAAAAGCTCATGCAGAATGATATATTCAAAAGTGGAAATTTCAACACCAAGTTTCTGGAAAAAAACAATATTTTATAGAGGATCTGTCCGTATAACCGGTCAGATCTTTTTTTATTGACAATCATATAAGTGTAGTGTACTATATATATAGTACACTACACTTATATGGAGGTAATAATATGATAGAGGTAAAGGATGTTTCCAAAATTTATATGATGGGAAAGGAAAAGGTTGTTGCACTTGACGACATAGATTTGAAGATAGATGATGGAGAATTTGCGGCTGTAGTCGGACCTTCGGGTTCTGGAAAATCAACACTTATGCATCTTATCGGTGGACTTGATACTCCTACATCCGGAAGTATTTTTGTAGATGGAAAGGATATAAGCAAGTTTAAGGACAAGGATATGTCGAGGTATAGAAATCAGACCATAGGATTTGTATTTCAATCTTTCAATCTTGAAAATACGCAGACTGCATTGGAAAATGTAATGATGCCACTGATATTTGCAGAAGTCGGCAAAAAGGAGAGAAAAATGAAGGCGATCAGGGCACTTGAAATGGTTGGACTTAGCGACAAAGCAAAGCATAGACCAAATGAAATGTCCGGAGGACAGAGACAGAGGGTCAGTATTGCAAGGGCGCTTGTAAATGAACCTAAAATAATTTTTGCCGATGAGCCCACAGGCAATCTGGATTCAAAAAATGGGAATATGATAATGAAACTTCTGATTGACCTCAATAACAGGGGATACACTATAATCATGGTTACACATAATATGGAAGAAGCCAGAAAAGCAAAGAGAATGATAAGAATAAAAGACGGCCGTATAATGGAGGTGTAAAATGATGAAATTCGGGGATGGATTTGGACTGGCCCTGCAGGGACTGAAAAGAAGAAAAGGAAGAACTTTACTGACATCTCTTGCTGTTGCAATAGGTACCATGCTTGTAGTTACAATGGTAAGTATTGGAACATCAGGTGAAAATCTTGTCCTGAAGCAAATTGACGATTCACATTTAAAGAGTGTTGAGGTATACAACTACAAATATTTTGATCAGTACAATGAAGATTTAGCTGACATTGATATAAATGATATGTTCAGAAAAATTGACAATAATACAGTAGAAAAATTAAAGAATATAAAGGGGATAGAGAAATTAACTGCGGTTTTAAACCAGAGTATAAGCAGTATTAATGTAAATGGAAAGATCAAGAAAGATGAAACCATTTTAACTGCTTCAAATGACAACACAGTTGTTTATGACAATACCAAAAAAGGGAGTAGGCCTATAATTGCAGGAAGGAATTTGAACAAATCCGACAAAAATTCAGTTGTTGTAGGTCAGAAATATCTTGATTCCATGGGAATAAAAAATTATAAAAGTGTTATTGGAAAGAATATGACTATAATTGAAAATCAGACTGAAAATGAGAATATAAAGCTTAAGCCTTTAAAACTGAATGCAAAAATAGTCGGTGTGCTGAATGAAAAATTTGAGACTAAAAATACTATATGGGCATCCATTGATGCTGTATCAAAAGTAAAGAGCTATTATTCTCTACAAAACAACTATATAGATAGGCAGGGGTACGACTCTGTAATCATATATGCAAGAAGTGTAGATGATGTCAAATATATAGGTGACAAAATAAAGAGAATGGATTATTTTTATATGAGTTATCAGGATGTAGTTGAAAAGATAAAGAGTTCATTCAAAATGATAGAGGCGATACTTTCCATACTTGGAATGGTAGTTCTCCTGGTCGCAAGTGTTGGAATTGTAAACACAATGATCATGGTTATATATGAGAGAACAAAATCCATAGGTATTATGAAGTCACTAGGAGCAAGCAGAAAGGACATACATGGTGTATTTATCATTCAATCCGGAATGATAGGTTTTGTAGGAGGAATAATGGGAATTATATTTAGCATGCTCAATTTAAAAATAATTCAGTTTGGACTTAAGATGTTCCTTGAGAATAAGAAAATAAATGAAACAATAAATTTTAACATGCCAATATCTCTTGCTTTTGGAACACTTTCATTTTCAATTGTAGTTTCTATAATTGCAGGAATATACCCATCTAGAAAAGCTTCAAAGATGGATCCAGTAAAAGCTTTAAATTCATAGGAAAGGGTGATTTGAAATGAAGATTGCAGATTGTTTGAAAATGTCCTTTAGTGATCTCAGAAAGAGAAAGCTCCGTACTGCACTTACTGCAATTGGCATATCGGTAGGTGCGATGCTTATAATACTTATGGCAGGGCTTGGCCAGGGAATTCAGAAGATAAGTTCCGAAAAAATGAGGGAAATTGATACCATGAAAATAATTACGGTAAAACCTGAAACAAATTCTGGAAAACACGAATTCAAGAAAATAGATGCAGCTGCACTGGATAAATTAAAAAAAATAGATGGTGTGTCGTTGATTAATGCATCCATCAATACTGTTGTAGAAGAAGTTAAAATAGATGACAAAACTGCAAGCAAAGTAGATATACGAGGATATAATCTTAATTATCCAGTTTTTACAAATGCAGAACAAAATGATGTAAAATCAAACAAGGACAAGGTAAAAAAATATGGATATGAGCCAGTCCTGCACGGAAATGCTTTGAGCAAGACGGAAGATGGCTCGGCACTTGTAGGTCAGGGACTGCTTGGGAAAATGGGTATAAAGAATTATAAAGATGCTGTAGGAAAGAATATGAAAATAAAGGTTTCACTGCCTGATATCTATGGGATCCAGTCTAGACAGCCGTTTACGGTGAATTTAAAAATAGCGGGAATAGTAAACAAGGTATATGAAAATGGAAGAAATGCAGTGGTCGTACCGGACAAAATTGCCGGGCAGATACAGGAATATTATATGAATGAAAGTAACTATCTGGCTAAAAAGGGTTATGATAATGTACAGGTAGAGGCCAGTTCGATCTCTGCTGTTAAACAGGTGGATGATGCAATTAAAAAGATGGGATATGTGGAGAACTCACAGATTGGATATGTCAACAGAATAAACAATTTACTTGCAATATTGCAGGCACTCCTTGTGGCCGCAGGTGTCATAGTACTTTTGGTAGCATCCATAGGTGTAGTAAATACAATGACAATGGCTGTATATGAAAAGAAAAAATCAATAGGTATAATGAAAGCACAGGGGGCATCGAAAAAGGACATAAGGAGGATGTTCACCGTACAATCTGGAAGTATTGGATTCATAGGCGGAATCCTTGGAACGATTATTTCGCTGGTGCTTGGGATTGTTATAAACAAATTAGTTGTAATATATAAAATAGGAGGTATAGAAAATGGGATGAAAATAGTGGATATCAGGGTTTCGATTATATTGTTTACAATAATTTTTACGATTATTGTATCGATGATATCGGCTATAATACCGGCAAGAAAAGCAGCTAAACTAGATCCTGTGGATTCACTTCGGTGTGAGTAGTTGTGGAGAAGCTGAAAATAAATTTATTGACAAAATTCAAAATAGGGCTATAATATTTAATTGTCAACCATACTATAATTATAAGTTTACAATTAAATATTGGAGGGATTCTATTGAAGACAAAAGATATGATTATGGTGGCAATTTTTGCAGCTTTGACTGCGGTAGGTGGTTTTATAAAAATACCTATACCCTATGTTCCATTTACACTTCAATGGCTGTTTTGTGCTCTTAGTGGGATTATACTTGGAGCAAGATTGGGGGCATTGTCACAAATCCTGTATGTTGTTATGGGACTTGCAGGGATTCCGATTTTTACAGAGGGAGGAGGTTTATATTACATATTCAAGCCTACCTTTGGATATTTGGTAGGCTTCATAGTTGCTTCATTTGTAATCGGAAAGTTAAGATCCAAAATAAGAAATCCCAATTTTATCAATTCATTACTGTGTATTTTATGCGGATTGTTTTTTGTTTATTTATTCGGTGTGTTACATCTATACCTGATTTATAACTTATATATGGGAGACAGAAAGACCATGGCCTGGGCAGTATTTTACGGATTTATAATTTGTGTAGGAGGTGATCTTGTAATAAGTGTGTCGGCTGCGTTTTTATCATTAAAATTGAAGGTACTGGATAAAATCTACAGTTAGTTCTATAAAAGGTTATAAGAGAAAGAAGGTATTTAGAATGACTAAAGGTGTATACATAGTAGGAACTGACACTGAAATAGGCAAGACATTGGTTACCGGGGCATTGACCTATATTCTGTGCAGAGATGGATATAATACGGTTTACTTTAAAGCTGCATTGAGTGGAGCTGAAGTAAAAGAGGGGAAGATGGTTCCTGGAGATACTAAATTTGTATGCTCCATTGCCAATATTCATGAAAAATATGATTATATTACTCCATATATATATATAACAGCAGTATCACCGTATTTAGCTTCAAAACTTGAGAACAATCCCATTGATATAGAATTAATAAAAAACAGATTTAATGATTTAAAGGAAAAGTATAACTATATAATATGCGAAGGCAGTGGAGGAGTGACCTGTCCTCTTACTGATTTTAATGAACAGATATACACTTTGGACAAGTTAATAAGGGAACTTGACATGGACGTGATTTTGGTTGCAAAAGCAGGCTTGGGAACTATAAACCATACCGTTTTAACTGTTAAGTATATGCAGAATGTAGGAATATGCATAAAAGGAATTATAATAAATGAATACAAAAATACGATTATGTGCAATGACAATATAGATATGATAAGAAGAATGACTGGAGTTCCTGTACTCGGAATTATGCCGCATATTGAGAAAAATGAACATAATTTCATGGAAAGCATAAAGAAAACAGCTGAAAAAGTATTTAATTCAAAGCAAATAATTGATTGTATGAAGGAGGTGTAGGTGAATGGAAAGTCTCGAGAAAAAGGATTTAAAATATATATGGCATCCCTGTACACAGATGAAGGATTGTGAGGAACTGCCTCCTGTTATAATAGAAAAGGGAAGAGGATGTTATTTACAGGATATACATGGTAATTCGTATCTGGATTGTATAAGTTCTTGGTGGACAAACATTTTTGGACATAGCAATCCAAGAATCAATGGAGCAATCCAAAAACAATTAAATGAAGTGGAACATGTTATTTTCGCACATTTTTCTAATAAACCTGCTGTTGAATTGGCAGAGAGGCTCATAAATATATCTCCAAAGAGTTTGGAAAAAATATTCTTTTCGGACAATGGATCTTCTGCAGTGGAAATAGCCTTGAAAATAAGCTTCCAGTATTACCAGCAGATAGGGAAAACTAAAAAAACAAGATTTGCTGCACTAACTGATGCCTATCATGGAGAGACCATCGGGGCATTGTCCGTAGGTGCATTGGACTTGTATAATAAAATTTACAAGCCTCTTCTTATAGATACACTCAGAGTTCAAGGGCCTGACTGCTATAGATGCAGATATGGAAAAGAAAGAAATAGCTGCAATGCCGAATGTTTTGAATATATGGAAAAAGAGCTGGAAATTCATAATGAAGAACTTTGTGCTATAATTGTAGAACCCATGGTTCAGGGTGCAGCGGGAATGAAAATCTATTCACATGTCTATTTGAAAAAACTAAGAGAAGCATGCAACTATTATGATATAATTTTGATTGCAGATGAAATAGCTGTTGGCTTTGGAAGAACAGGAAAGATGTTTGCGTGCAACCATGCTGGTATAAGTCCTGATATAATGTGTTTGTCTAAAGGAATTAGTGCCGGATATATGCCTATGTCTGCAGTTTTAACTACTCAAAAAATATATAATGCATTTTATGATGATTATGTCAAATTGAAAACTTTTATACACAGCCATACATATGCAGGTAATGCAATGGCATGTGCCGCAGCTTGTGAAAGTTTGAAT
Proteins encoded in this region:
- a CDS encoding ABC transporter ATP-binding protein, whose translation is MIEVKDVSKIYMMGKEKVVALDDIDLKIDDGEFAAVVGPSGSGKSTLMHLIGGLDTPTSGSIFVDGKDISKFKDKDMSRYRNQTIGFVFQSFNLENTQTALENVMMPLIFAEVGKKERKMKAIRALEMVGLSDKAKHRPNEMSGGQRQRVSIARALVNEPKIIFADEPTGNLDSKNGNMIMKLLIDLNNRGYTIIMVTHNMEEARKAKRMIRIKDGRIMEV
- a CDS encoding acetyl-CoA carboxylase biotin carboxyl carrier protein, with product MIEIDDLDRIMGIIEKHDFSHFEFEQENSKVVIERGNSKEEGLKEQNSCSIENTVDTEVHIENDKSGVKKDYIKSTLAGTFYLRKEEDEEPFVKLHDRVEENTVVGLVEVMKLFNEVEAGINGEIADILVKDGDFVEYGQPLFEIKGSEK
- the bioA gene encoding adenosylmethionine--8-amino-7-oxononanoate transaminase — translated: MESLEKKDLKYIWHPCTQMKDCEELPPVIIEKGRGCYLQDIHGNSYLDCISSWWTNIFGHSNPRINGAIQKQLNEVEHVIFAHFSNKPAVELAERLINISPKSLEKIFFSDNGSSAVEIALKISFQYYQQIGKTKKTRFAALTDAYHGETIGALSVGALDLYNKIYKPLLIDTLRVQGPDCYRCRYGKERNSCNAECFEYMEKELEIHNEELCAIIVEPMVQGAAGMKIYSHVYLKKLREACNYYDIILIADEIAVGFGRTGKMFACNHAGISPDIMCLSKGISAGYMPMSAVLTTQKIYNAFYDDYVKLKTFIHSHTYAGNAMACAAACESLNIFEDENIIEKNKSKSRLIGELTVEKAKNVPFIGDIRQLGMITAIELVKDKNTKEGFSWKDRVGYEIYKIALNKGLLLRPIGNVLYFMPPYIIQKDDMEYMVNGCFESISEYFN
- a CDS encoding biotin transporter BioY — encoded protein: MKTKDMIMVAIFAALTAVGGFIKIPIPYVPFTLQWLFCALSGIILGARLGALSQILYVVMGLAGIPIFTEGGGLYYIFKPTFGYLVGFIVASFVIGKLRSKIRNPNFINSLLCILCGLFFVYLFGVLHLYLIYNLYMGDRKTMAWAVFYGFIICVGGDLVISVSAAFLSLKLKVLDKIYS
- the bioD gene encoding dethiobiotin synthase produces the protein MTKGVYIVGTDTEIGKTLVTGALTYILCRDGYNTVYFKAALSGAEVKEGKMVPGDTKFVCSIANIHEKYDYITPYIYITAVSPYLASKLENNPIDIELIKNRFNDLKEKYNYIICEGSGGVTCPLTDFNEQIYTLDKLIRELDMDVILVAKAGLGTINHTVLTVKYMQNVGICIKGIIINEYKNTIMCNDNIDMIRRMTGVPVLGIMPHIEKNEHNFMESIKKTAEKVFNSKQIIDCMKEV
- a CDS encoding ABC transporter permease, whose protein sequence is MKIADCLKMSFSDLRKRKLRTALTAIGISVGAMLIILMAGLGQGIQKISSEKMREIDTMKIITVKPETNSGKHEFKKIDAAALDKLKKIDGVSLINASINTVVEEVKIDDKTASKVDIRGYNLNYPVFTNAEQNDVKSNKDKVKKYGYEPVLHGNALSKTEDGSALVGQGLLGKMGIKNYKDAVGKNMKIKVSLPDIYGIQSRQPFTVNLKIAGIVNKVYENGRNAVVVPDKIAGQIQEYYMNESNYLAKKGYDNVQVEASSISAVKQVDDAIKKMGYVENSQIGYVNRINNLLAILQALLVAAGVIVLLVASIGVVNTMTMAVYEKKKSIGIMKAQGASKKDIRRMFTVQSGSIGFIGGILGTIISLVLGIVINKLVVIYKIGGIENGMKIVDIRVSIILFTIIFTIIVSMISAIIPARKAAKLDPVDSLRCE
- the alr gene encoding alanine racemase, which produces MAVIKADGYGHGAIEVGSFLEDRVDYFAVATIEEAIELRQSGIHLPILILGYTSPSQYPDIVEYDITQTIYNLETAEALSRCAAHHDKKAKIHIALETGMNRIGFKVNEESVSAVGKIMNMDNVVVEGLFTHFSCADEENKSYTRIQMKRYDEFLKMLGDRNINIPLKHICNSAGIMEFGDHRFDMVRSGIITYGLYPSEEVDKNSIKLIPALEWKSHVINISEVGSGCGISYGKTYVTQGKTRIATVSVGYADGYMRALSSKAKVLIHGQYAPIIGRICMDQMMVDITHIDNVKIEDEVTLIGCDGENRITVEQLAEMAGSFNYEFVCGIGKRVKRVYK
- the accC gene encoding acetyl-CoA carboxylase biotin carboxylase subunit; its protein translation is MFKKILIANRGEIAVRIIRACHELGIAAVAIYSESDKESLHVKLADETYCIGKTSAKDTYLNMNSIIEVAIHSKSDAIHPGYGFLSESSTFARACEEFNICFIGPDYRIIDSLGDKSNAKETMKRADVPVVMGSEGEIEDKDRAMEMAQKIGYPVIVKASAGGGGKGMRVARNREDLAVAIEESEKEAENYFGNPAVYLEKYLEDTRHVEIQIIGDNYGNVVYLGERDCTIQRRHQKLLEESPSPAMNDELRKIMGNAAVRACRAVNYNSLGTVEFLLDSDNKFYFMEMNTRVQVEHGVTEMTTGIDLIKEQISIAEGKKLSFSQCDVKRNGCAIECRVNAENPYKNFIPSPGKINNYIAPGGIGIRIDSSVYSGYTIPPFYDSMISKVIAWGRDRNEAIARMRRALDEFVIEGVDTTIDFHKKLMQNDIFKSGNFNTKFLEKNNIL
- a CDS encoding ABC transporter permease, with the protein product MMKFGDGFGLALQGLKRRKGRTLLTSLAVAIGTMLVVTMVSIGTSGENLVLKQIDDSHLKSVEVYNYKYFDQYNEDLADIDINDMFRKIDNNTVEKLKNIKGIEKLTAVLNQSISSINVNGKIKKDETILTASNDNTVVYDNTKKGSRPIIAGRNLNKSDKNSVVVGQKYLDSMGIKNYKSVIGKNMTIIENQTENENIKLKPLKLNAKIVGVLNEKFETKNTIWASIDAVSKVKSYYSLQNNYIDRQGYDSVIIYARSVDDVKYIGDKIKRMDYFYMSYQDVVEKIKSSFKMIEAILSILGMVVLLVASVGIVNTMIMVIYERTKSIGIMKSLGASRKDIHGVFIIQSGMIGFVGGIMGIIFSMLNLKIIQFGLKMFLENKKINETINFNMPISLAFGTLSFSIVVSIIAGIYPSRKASKMDPVKALNS
- the pxpB gene encoding 5-oxoprolinase subunit PxpB → MVENEFNILQASETSALVEFGNKIDEGINKQIRIFCAYLDENPFHGLIEYIPYFSSVSLIYDPLKMGSEEPFKVVRAKIEDILSKLDFSCSYEENIVEIPVCYGGEFGPDIGHVAEVNNLTEDEVVKIHSSGRYLVYMIGFAPGFPYLGGMSEKIYTPRRKSPRTKIPEGSVGIAGKQTGVYPIETPGGWQIIGRTPLKLFDLESSRKTLLKCGDIAKFYPISCNEYIKLKEKML
- a CDS encoding biotin-dependent carboxyltransferase family protein gives rise to the protein MSVNVLTPGLLTTIQDYGRYGYQRYGVIASGAMDAYSMRLANIVVGNDENEGVLEITLIGPSLEIPGGSLISITGADLSPSIDGRRVPMERPVYLNEDSILNFGRCTYGCRCYLSIAGGFDVPAFMGSKSTYIRAGIGGKEGRALQKDDVLEIGEKPELSLSIIDKLKHHGKVGSFTAPGWYVKNSFPDGSDAVVIRVFEDRQFDCVKEESIRDFFSLPFSIDSRSDRMGYRFKGPKIEFRKSIEMISGEVSFGTVQIPPDGNPIVLLADRATAGGYPKIAHVAACDVQKLVQLKPSEKVKFRKITLKEAENLYLNREKYIEELKKSVGLISI